A stretch of DNA from bacterium:
ATTAGGGTCATACCTGATTAAAGCATCCCACCCAGCCAGAGATTGTGATGAACTGATACCACTGACATAAATTGAATCCCTAAAAGTATCACCAACTCCAATACCTTTCTCCCCAGCAATGATAGTGCATGGCTCAACTGACATTACAGAAGTCTTTGGTATAGCAACCTTAGGATTCAAAGAATTGAGTTCCTTTGTAGCTGTAGTATTGGCTAAGGAGCTAACCGGGATCGAAGATATGTCACCTCCTTTACCAGCGCCAAAAAGTTTGGCCACATAGAGGATATCATCTACACGTATCTTGTTATCTTTATTTACATCAGCACGTCGGACCCAATCTGGATGGGGATAATTTATTCCGAAGAGCTGTGCTACCGTCAATATATCATCTACCCGAATCTTACCATCCTCATTTATATCACCAACACATACGGATGCATGGATATCAATAGTATGAGACCCAGGAGTAAAAGTAAAGTATAGCACAGTAGAATCTGGCTCAAATTCTGTAATCTCACAGGTTGTAGGCTCACTATCATCAACTTTCACTGTAAACCCTTTATAGAGCATGTCCCAAGGCACTACAACCTTACAGTATCCAGTCATACTTGTTGGAGTTTCAGCATTAAAGCTTATCTCTTTTTCTCGATTATTGTAAGTAAATGCATCTATATCACAATTGGAAGTTATGACTACTTCATAGCAGTCAAACTCGCATGTGAATGTATCAGAGTGTTCACCTACATATGGCTTAAATCCGTACAGTCCTGTATGCCATATATCATGCTGGAATCCACCCCACTCAACTTCTCCAGGTTCTGCACCACTACCCTCTACCTTGAAAACTTGCATCCTATCAACCCGTATGGGTATACCCATACTAACACCGGACGTATCTATTGTCCCTATCACTACTTCAAATCTACCGTCTCCATCTATATCTGCGATAGTAGGCTGTGACCCCATCAAATTAAGATTAACAAGTGTATTCCCTAATTCTTTTCCATCATAGCTGAGGATGTAAAGTTTGCTACGATTATACCCTGTAGCAGCTTCTACAAATATTATTTCCAAGTAGTTGTCACCATCAAGGTCAGCTAAGGCAGGTGAAGTTACTTTATGTCTAGGATCTATATGAAAAGACCATAGTTCTGTCCCATTGCCTTTAAATACATAGAGACATGCCCCAATTCCAACTACTATCTCCAATGAACCATCCTTATCAATATCACCTATCACAGGTGAGTAGAAAGCATCCCCTTGAAGAATTGGTTTATGCCACAATACTGAGCCATTAGAATTGAATACATAAAGACCCACATCCCTAACAGGGACAATCACCTCTAATTGCTCATCACCAATAAGGTTTGCAACAATAGGTGTAGCAAACACCATACCAGTAAAAGTAAATGGCTCACCTGTAAATTCATAACTCCACTTCACAGTGCCATCACTTGAATTCAACACATATAAATGCCTATCAAACCCGCCGCCTATAAGTATCTCTAAACTTCCATCCTTGTCAATATCAGCTATTACAGGAGAGCTAAATGTTCCATAGTCAATTAAAAGTGACTCCCAGATTTCCTCCCCGGTGGGTCCATTGAAAGCATACACTTTTCCATTATAGTTAGTGACTATAACATCCAATATATTATCACCGTTGATATCAGCAAGTGCAGGTGATGACATGGTATAAAATATATAGGCTGCGCGAGGTTGAAGGGCAACCCTCCATAGAGTATCACCGGTTGCATTTGCATTCACTGCATATAGCCAGGTTATATCGCGAGGCCAAAAGAGGTCTTCCATGCCAACACCAATAATTTCAAATGTTCCATCCCCATTGATATCACCAACTACAGGTGGTGAATAACTTACTTTTCTCTTCTGCCACAGCTTTTCTCCAGTAATAGTATATGCAGAGGGACCCGCAGTTATTATTTCTAAATCTCCATTATTATTTAGGTCAACAAAAGTAGCAGTCCCTACTCCAGTTCCTAATTGACTGTCTAATTTTAGACTCAAAAGTGCTGAGAGTTCATACTTTGGAGTAGAAGGTAGTGTGGTAAAAGTATAGTTGATAGATGTACCAAGATGACCATATTCATCCCATGATTTCACCCGATAATGGTAAGTTTCATTTGGAGTTAATTCTTCCAATTTAACAGAGTGATTTTTAACTAATGCTGGATTCACTGTAGTCTCAGACCCATAAGAGGTAGTGAAACCATACTCTACCTGTGAACTGCATGGTTCATCTGTAGTCCAGTTAATGGTAGCACTTGAACTTTCAATGTTATATGCATAAACTGAAGAAATCTCAGGTGCTGTGACATCAGCCAGTGTTGTAAAAGTATCGTCACCAGATTCACAAGTGTTACCATCCAAATCTCTTGATTTTACCTGATAATGGTATTGAGTATTAGCTTTCAGGTTAATCAGCAATATCTGATGGTGTTTAACAAGTGCGTCTTTAGAGATTGTATTTCCATATTCTGAAGTCTCACCATATTCTACTTCTGAGTGGCTTGGCTCATCTGTATA
This window harbors:
- a CDS encoding FG-GAP-like repeat-containing protein, translated to MGRKLKVWLGTFLGPGPSERLDIAFFDWVFNHNGYSAGVALQKAKAMLIPEAKKRSWLDFWVPRYCVYELNLFGDPESPIFLGTEPQIDTVPPVISNIQAIDIGEHEATITWYTDEPSHSEVEYGETSEYGNTISKDALVKHHQILLINLKANTQYHYQVKSRDLDGNTCESGDDTFTTLADVTAPEISSVYAYNIESSSATINWTTDEPCSSQVEYGFTTSYGSETTVNPALVKNHSVKLEELTPNETYHYRVKSWDEYGHLGTSINYTFTTLPSTPKYELSALLSLKLDSQLGTGVGTATFVDLNNNGDLEIITAGPSAYTITGEKLWQKRKVSYSPPVVGDINGDGTFEIIGVGMEDLFWPRDITWLYAVNANATGDTLWRVALQPRAAYIFYTMSSPALADINGDNILDVIVTNYNGKVYAFNGPTGEEIWESLLIDYGTFSSPVIADIDKDGSLEILIGGGFDRHLYVLNSSDGTVKWSYEFTGEPFTFTGMVFATPIVANLIGDEQLEVIVPVRDVGLYVFNSNGSVLWHKPILQGDAFYSPVIGDIDKDGSLEIVVGIGACLYVFKGNGTELWSFHIDPRHKVTSPALADLDGDNYLEIIFVEAATGYNRSKLYILSYDGKELGNTLVNLNLMGSQPTIADIDGDGRFEVVIGTIDTSGVSMGIPIRVDRMQVFKVEGSGAEPGEVEWGGFQHDIWHTGLYGFKPYVGEHSDTFTCEFDCYEVVITSNCDIDAFTYNNREKEISFNAETPTSMTGYCKVVVPWDMLYKGFTVKVDDSEPTTCEITEFEPDSTVLYFTFTPGSHTIDIHASVCVGDINEDGKIRVDDILTVAQLFGINYPHPDWVRRADVNKDNKIRVDDILYVAKLFGAGKGGDISSIPVSSLANTTATKELNSLNPKVAIPKTSVMSVEPCTIIAGEKGIGVGDTFRDSIYVSGISSSQSLAGWDALIRYDPNVLEIDCSSYEEGPFLKSVAPTLKLCDYTDPGKILIGACFFPSVPEVGAVGSGTLAYLRWKVVGEGNSPIDIDETDTRLQDIDNNHIPFTAIDGYFKWSPTGIEEASMGKINEVLLQSYPNP